In a genomic window of Corynebacterium choanae:
- the putP gene encoding sodium/proline symporter PutP translates to MTEQTWFILAIIIYMAVMLAIGYWSYRQTDEYDDYMLAGRGLNPFVAALSAGASDMSGWLLMGLPGALFVTGMSELWIAVGLLIGCWANWYFVAPRLRSYSEVAENSITIPSFVENRVHDKSRILRITSSIVILVFFTFYVSSGMVAGGKYFEATFDSSYLNGMLIIAAVTVGYTFVGGFLAVSYTDAVQGMIMFLALILVPIMALLSLDNPGDIWSWAASHDYGPYTDGIGNPTYFKLFSGVSIAAIISNLAWGLGYFGQPHIIVRFMAIKGPRECRTGRYIGIFWMLLCIIGATMVAIIGTVFFGQDPSIAITDRNKFETIFLDMARILFHPLIAGLVLTAVLAAIMSTISSQLLVTSSALVEDLYKIVVKTKPSNQVLINLSRTAVVAVAVVAGILAINPSDSILALVGFAWAGFGSAFGPLVIASLYWRRLNAPGAIAGMITGALVSFVWGQTPALHAALYEIVPGFIASAIAIVVVSLLTRTPDRATIRQFDESVRLIAEADKHPELPFSQLHNRIEPAAQAPK, encoded by the coding sequence ATGACCGAACAAACATGGTTTATCCTCGCGATCATTATCTATATGGCAGTGATGCTTGCCATCGGATACTGGTCGTATCGACAAACCGACGAATATGACGACTATATGCTGGCCGGCCGCGGCTTGAACCCATTTGTGGCCGCACTATCCGCTGGGGCATCTGACATGTCCGGATGGCTGCTCATGGGCCTACCTGGCGCATTGTTCGTCACTGGCATGTCAGAACTGTGGATCGCCGTCGGTCTGCTGATCGGCTGCTGGGCGAACTGGTATTTTGTTGCCCCACGTCTGCGCAGCTACTCCGAGGTAGCCGAAAACTCCATCACCATCCCATCATTTGTGGAAAACCGGGTTCACGATAAGAGCCGTATCCTGCGCATCACCTCTTCCATCGTGATCTTGGTATTCTTCACCTTCTATGTGTCCTCCGGCATGGTAGCCGGTGGTAAATATTTCGAAGCAACCTTCGACTCTTCCTACCTCAACGGCATGCTCATTATCGCTGCAGTGACCGTAGGCTACACCTTCGTTGGTGGATTTTTGGCAGTGTCTTACACCGATGCGGTGCAGGGCATGATCATGTTCTTAGCGCTGATTCTCGTGCCGATTATGGCACTGCTGTCGCTGGACAATCCTGGCGATATTTGGTCGTGGGCTGCCAGCCACGACTATGGCCCCTACACTGACGGGATCGGTAACCCCACCTACTTCAAGCTGTTTTCTGGGGTGTCGATTGCCGCGATCATCTCTAATCTTGCCTGGGGCTTGGGCTATTTTGGGCAGCCGCACATTATCGTCCGGTTTATGGCAATTAAAGGCCCGCGCGAATGCCGCACCGGCCGCTATATCGGGATTTTCTGGATGCTGCTGTGCATCATCGGCGCCACCATGGTCGCCATTATCGGTACTGTTTTCTTCGGCCAGGATCCGTCAATTGCGATCACCGACCGCAACAAGTTTGAGACGATCTTCCTCGACATGGCGCGAATTCTCTTCCATCCGCTGATCGCCGGACTGGTGCTCACCGCGGTGCTGGCCGCAATTATGTCGACGATTTCTTCGCAGCTGCTGGTCACCTCATCGGCATTGGTGGAAGACTTGTACAAGATTGTGGTGAAAACCAAGCCGTCGAACCAGGTTCTCATCAACCTGTCACGGACCGCCGTCGTTGCGGTGGCGGTGGTTGCCGGTATTTTGGCAATCAACCCATCTGATTCGATTTTGGCGCTTGTTGGTTTCGCCTGGGCCGGCTTCGGGTCGGCGTTTGGTCCGCTGGTGATTGCTTCACTGTATTGGCGGCGTCTCAACGCCCCTGGTGCAATTGCCGGCATGATTACCGGTGCGCTGGTGAGCTTCGTATGGGGTCAAACCCCGGCACTGCACGCTGCACTCTACGAGATTGTGCCTGGCTTCATCGCCTCGGCGATTGCGATTGTGGTGGTTTCCTTGCTGACCCGTACCCCAGATCGAGCAACGATTCGTCAATTCGACGAATCGGTACGGTTGATTGCAGAAGCTGACAAGCATCCCGAATTGCCGTTTAGCCAACTGCACAATCGGATCGAACCAGCTGCTCAAGCACCGAAATAG
- a CDS encoding DEAD/DEAH box helicase, whose product MSHTSFHLRLHDREGIVAFASVNGRVLSVKQMRNLPEFAELLAEWGVDVAKARTVSVLSLADNGEIDRRSIVGFRLGAATSWPVFQRLAADIDVLTPELELVPIAVGSLQGSFDFARSTLRHHPALTAATLFPSDLADDTRAYQCADRDEPAASSRMFPGLSDDSSAPAAVVTDLELQQLSQQLGTVRQAIAAGSPLLVSTEKTQRSQQDVLPQIAVVAADSPALVGRDDDDFFWAAETVWLARLMFAVLRWVSAGHVQLAIRPDPEDQQSWVAGLQLIEDPSFSDFFDAMVAALPVGVAIPDQSCLQWLANDCVQAPLAQSIEAQPRISPLVESLVTHTPLTQGQPAQLARNMKAWFAGAEFEAPELVMRIAERPIAVQPVADVVFDHIFWAYAELLRRWDRQHSASQWDAAVARRLLDQPSIGDMVGTLFAEGEFSRDGWLDPVAVADLFTSAAPSRGRAATVTLGDSDAPQYLVPTSNQHDYEELFGPVYAVELLFRTPSDQRLRAVSAVDPTSAIGQAVADALQLLRRECATLGDEAGVIATLQSQRLVTVTYDADPLAADSNTPPDAGVAPAAISQLSSGAGSGVLPYQQGSPQQAGWVKLLPEVDALALVDWYANKGQQYCTLLAPKAWTQPQSLSLRVKAADSYSYGFVSASNLCKFNWQAALDGQPLTDAEFAALLAANSDMVRIRGRYVRVEKHTLTRVRQSIGSALVDPRHTPSRSTRQDIDELLDMSPQQFMHHLQAGVTTGVAEFAHLLADFADLGINVDPAGDPAEWMNQVTRMRSLLQWTRQTLANDDDETLDEQRNHHIGGLAASAASAVGQTNTVDFYVPPSITATLRDYQLQGSQWMANLSSLGVGCLLADDMGLGKTLQLLALYAWEQHEGATPAMQRRTWQTLQAAAADIAHYANLAIDEREQALEVLGPQFGVGAHPVRCGILLAEQWKLPAADVASGQYRPGMVTDADSPPAPIPSLPMLVVAPKTVQQAWEEQLATFFPTARCYVHHGANRLHGIDLLQQLGRVDVVITTYETLRRDQAELVGPLFSRVVFDEAQAIKNAHSRNFRAAERVCRQHTVIATGTPVENSLQELWAHFRQLNPGVLGGEKQFRASFVTPIQHAYAAPVEVDSLSGPATPPVSLAGNPEDYDLDVSGRRHTARQHMERLRGLIEPYVLRRTKNQLDLGLKNKTIEVVEVPLTPEQIALYHQVVTDFQTKADQATTPRQRNARIFALLSELRQICNHPAIFLPDDPHISAHGHYRSNKLAAIEQLAQRCAKQGRRMLVFTSSVPFGTMLAELLTAVFGEPIAFFHGQLSAQERRKIIRTFQSPNGPAALVLTPKTGGSGITLTNATMVIHADLWWNPAVLEQANDRAYRIGQHHDVEVFYVVANFGIEQYMLQLLDSKRDLADFTLQQSAASQLSAMNRQELAAVLHQQSANHHQHSTDTTESGQGQRR is encoded by the coding sequence ATGAGTCACACGAGTTTCCATCTGCGACTGCACGACAGGGAAGGCATTGTCGCTTTCGCGTCGGTCAATGGGCGAGTGTTGTCTGTGAAGCAGATGCGGAATCTGCCGGAGTTTGCCGAGCTGCTGGCGGAATGGGGGGTTGATGTTGCTAAGGCGCGTACCGTCAGTGTGCTGTCCCTTGCCGATAATGGGGAAATTGATCGGCGGAGCATTGTTGGTTTCCGCCTAGGGGCTGCGACGAGTTGGCCGGTGTTTCAGCGGTTAGCTGCAGATATTGATGTGCTCACCCCGGAGTTGGAGCTGGTTCCGATTGCGGTGGGGAGTTTGCAGGGTTCGTTTGATTTTGCTCGTTCGACGCTGCGTCATCATCCAGCGCTCACCGCAGCGACGTTGTTTCCTTCTGACTTGGCTGATGACACCAGGGCGTATCAGTGTGCTGATCGTGACGAACCTGCTGCTAGCTCGAGAATGTTCCCGGGTTTGTCCGATGACTCTTCTGCACCAGCGGCTGTAGTCACTGACCTGGAGCTTCAGCAACTTTCTCAGCAGTTGGGGACTGTTCGGCAAGCTATTGCAGCAGGGTCGCCGCTGCTGGTGAGCACAGAAAAGACACAACGCAGCCAGCAGGATGTACTCCCGCAGATAGCGGTGGTTGCTGCGGATAGTCCGGCGCTTGTTGGCCGTGATGATGATGATTTTTTCTGGGCGGCGGAAACTGTTTGGCTTGCCCGGCTAATGTTTGCTGTGCTGCGGTGGGTGAGTGCTGGCCATGTGCAGCTTGCTATCCGTCCAGATCCGGAAGATCAACAGTCTTGGGTTGCTGGTTTACAACTTATCGAAGATCCGAGCTTTTCGGATTTTTTCGACGCGATGGTTGCAGCACTTCCGGTAGGGGTGGCGATTCCTGATCAGTCGTGTCTGCAGTGGCTTGCCAATGATTGTGTGCAGGCGCCGCTTGCACAGAGTATTGAAGCGCAGCCGCGAATATCGCCACTGGTGGAGTCGTTGGTGACTCATACGCCGCTGACACAGGGACAGCCAGCGCAGCTTGCCCGCAATATGAAAGCCTGGTTTGCTGGGGCGGAATTTGAAGCACCAGAGCTGGTGATGCGGATCGCGGAGCGGCCAATTGCGGTGCAGCCTGTTGCTGATGTGGTGTTTGATCATATTTTCTGGGCGTACGCCGAGTTGCTGCGGCGATGGGATCGGCAGCATTCAGCGAGTCAGTGGGATGCGGCGGTAGCCCGTCGTCTCCTTGATCAGCCAAGTATCGGCGACATGGTGGGCACGTTGTTTGCGGAAGGGGAGTTCTCCCGGGATGGCTGGCTCGATCCGGTGGCGGTGGCGGATCTTTTTACATCTGCTGCACCGTCCCGTGGGCGGGCTGCAACGGTAACCTTGGGCGATAGTGATGCCCCACAGTATCTGGTGCCGACTAGCAATCAACACGACTATGAGGAACTCTTTGGGCCGGTGTATGCGGTGGAGCTACTGTTTCGCACCCCCTCAGATCAGCGTCTGCGGGCGGTCTCTGCGGTTGATCCCACCTCCGCGATCGGCCAAGCAGTAGCTGATGCGTTGCAGCTGTTGCGCCGCGAATGCGCCACGCTCGGCGATGAAGCTGGAGTGATCGCTACGCTGCAGTCGCAGCGCCTCGTTACGGTGACCTACGACGCTGATCCGCTTGCCGCCGATAGCAATACGCCACCAGATGCGGGTGTCGCCCCAGCGGCGATTTCCCAGTTGTCTTCCGGTGCAGGTAGCGGTGTGTTGCCGTATCAGCAAGGTTCACCACAGCAGGCTGGATGGGTGAAGCTGCTGCCGGAGGTTGACGCACTCGCGCTCGTTGACTGGTATGCCAATAAGGGGCAGCAGTATTGCACACTGCTTGCCCCGAAGGCGTGGACGCAGCCACAGTCGCTCTCCCTGCGGGTGAAAGCGGCGGATTCTTATTCATATGGGTTTGTCTCAGCATCGAATTTGTGCAAATTCAATTGGCAGGCCGCCTTGGATGGGCAGCCGTTAACTGATGCAGAATTTGCTGCCCTGCTCGCAGCCAATAGCGACATGGTGCGTATCCGTGGCCGCTATGTGCGGGTTGAAAAGCATACGCTCACCCGGGTTCGGCAATCAATCGGATCGGCACTTGTGGATCCGCGGCACACCCCTAGCCGGTCAACACGGCAGGACATTGATGAACTGTTAGACATGTCGCCACAACAGTTCATGCACCATCTTCAAGCTGGGGTGACGACCGGGGTTGCCGAGTTTGCTCATCTGCTAGCAGATTTCGCCGATCTGGGGATCAACGTTGATCCCGCTGGTGACCCGGCCGAATGGATGAATCAAGTAACCCGTATGCGCAGCTTGCTGCAGTGGACTCGGCAGACACTCGCTAATGACGACGACGAGACGCTGGATGAGCAGCGGAATCACCATATTGGTGGTTTGGCGGCCAGTGCAGCCTCGGCGGTTGGACAGACCAATACTGTGGACTTCTATGTGCCACCATCGATTACTGCCACGTTGCGGGACTATCAGCTGCAGGGCAGCCAGTGGATGGCGAATCTCAGCTCGCTAGGTGTGGGCTGTTTGCTGGCAGACGACATGGGGTTGGGGAAAACCCTGCAATTGTTGGCGCTCTACGCCTGGGAGCAACACGAGGGTGCAACACCGGCGATGCAACGCCGCACGTGGCAAACCTTACAGGCTGCTGCCGCTGATATTGCGCACTATGCCAACCTCGCAATCGATGAGCGTGAACAGGCGTTGGAGGTACTCGGCCCACAGTTTGGGGTGGGTGCCCACCCGGTGCGGTGCGGCATACTCCTGGCAGAACAGTGGAAGCTACCAGCCGCCGATGTGGCCAGTGGTCAATACCGCCCAGGAATGGTCACTGACGCGGACAGCCCGCCGGCGCCGATCCCCTCCTTACCGATGCTGGTGGTGGCGCCGAAAACAGTGCAGCAGGCGTGGGAAGAACAACTCGCCACGTTTTTCCCCACCGCCCGTTGCTATGTGCATCACGGTGCCAATCGGCTACACGGGATCGACTTGCTGCAACAACTCGGCAGGGTCGATGTGGTGATCACCACCTATGAGACGCTTCGCCGCGACCAAGCGGAACTGGTTGGCCCGCTGTTTTCCCGGGTGGTGTTCGATGAGGCGCAGGCTATCAAAAATGCCCATTCACGGAATTTCCGTGCCGCCGAACGAGTGTGCCGGCAACACACTGTGATAGCCACCGGCACCCCGGTGGAAAATAGTTTGCAAGAACTGTGGGCACATTTCCGGCAGCTCAACCCTGGTGTCCTTGGCGGCGAGAAACAATTTCGCGCATCGTTTGTCACCCCGATTCAGCACGCCTACGCCGCCCCGGTCGAAGTTGATTCGCTTTCCGGCCCTGCCACACCCCCGGTGAGCCTTGCTGGCAATCCAGAAGACTATGACCTTGACGTGTCTGGTCGCCGCCACACCGCCCGCCAACACATGGAACGTCTCCGCGGGCTCATCGAACCCTATGTGCTGCGGCGAACGAAAAATCAGCTAGATCTCGGATTGAAAAACAAAACCATCGAAGTCGTAGAGGTGCCGCTGACCCCGGAACAAATCGCCCTCTACCACCAGGTGGTCACCGATTTTCAAACCAAAGCCGATCAGGCAACCACCCCGCGGCAACGCAACGCCAGAATTTTCGCCCTGCTCAGCGAGCTGCGACAAATCTGTAATCATCCAGCGATTTTCCTGCCCGATGATCCACATATCAGTGCACACGGCCACTATCGCAGCAATAAACTTGCAGCCATTGAACAGCTTGCTCAACGATGCGCAAAGCAGGGGCGCCGCATGCTGGTATTTACCTCGTCGGTGCCGTTCGGCACCATGCTCGCAGAGCTATTAACAGCAGTGTTTGGCGAACCGATCGCGTTTTTCCACGGCCAACTGTCCGCCCAGGAACGACGCAAGATCATTCGCACCTTTCAATCCCCCAACGGGCCTGCCGCGCTGGTGCTCACCCCGAAAACCGGTGGCAGCGGTATTACCCTCACCAACGCCACCATGGTGATTCACGCCGACCTGTGGTGGAATCCTGCAGTGCTGGAACAAGCCAACGACCGCGCCTACCGGATCGGACAACACCATGATGTGGAAGTGTTCTATGTGGTTGCGAACTTCGGCATCGAGCAATATATGCTGCAACTGCTCGATTCGAAACGAGACCTTGCCGACTTTACCCTGCAACAATCTGCCGCATCCCAACTCAGCGCTATGAACCGCCAAGAGCTTGCAGCTGTGCTGCATCAACAGTCAGCAAACCACCACCAGCACTCCACAGACACCACCGAATCGGGACAGGGGCAACGCCGGTGA
- a CDS encoding PspC domain-containing protein → MSKYLQQPLHRSATQKMIAGVCGGLAESFGVDVNLVRLLFILSLFLPGTQVIIYLVLWVLFPVQ, encoded by the coding sequence ATGTCGAAATATCTTCAGCAACCGTTGCATCGTAGCGCTACTCAGAAAATGATTGCCGGTGTCTGCGGTGGCCTGGCCGAATCCTTCGGTGTCGATGTCAACTTAGTTCGTCTGCTATTTATCTTGTCGCTGTTTTTACCTGGCACCCAGGTGATTATCTATCTTGTACTGTGGGTGCTTTTCCCGGTGCAATAG
- a CDS encoding IS3 family transposase (programmed frameshift), with translation MPRKFDQDAKDRVVRLVEDRIVAENMSLQAACQAVAPKLGVSWHTARQWTQQARRAGNIPEPVPEDLAAENARLRREIQKLRDTNELLKAASAFFASELDPQRKEMIRFIDEYRSRFLVEFICQTLKNNRAGGFITSRGYRQAKARGLSPRCLRDTVLVERISTVHRDNYSVYGVRKMWHALRRDGIDIGREQTARLMRLAGVSGKGKGRSPITTRKPGVPDLRPDLVEREFKAPGPNKLWVADITYVRTQKGFVYAAFVTDVYSRRIVGWALSDSMRTEALPLQALNQAIVCAEKTTGLIHHLDHGSQYVSVVYNERLAQHGIAASTGSVGDSYDNALAENVNGSYKNELIHTRRWNDVVEVEIATFEWVSWWNENRLHQSLGYRTPTEVETEFWNQNRPQGKIKIKANA, from the exons ATGCCAAGAAAATTTGACCAGGATGCGAAGGATCGTGTGGTTCGTCTCGTGGAAGACCGCATCGTGGCGGAAAATATGTCTCTGCAAGCCGCGTGCCAGGCGGTAGCCCCAAAGCTGGGGGTTTCATGGCACACAGCTCGTCAATGGACTCAGCAGGCCCGCCGTGCAGGAAACATCCCAGAACCCGTGCCTGAAGATTTGGCCGCCGAAAACGCCAGGCTACGCCGTGAAATTCAAAAGCTACGCGACACCAACGAACTTTTAAAAGCTGCCTCAGCTTTTTTCGCGTCGGAACTCGACCCACAACGAAAGGAAATGATCCGGTTCATCGATGAATACCGGAGTCGTTTCTTG GTCGAGTTCATCTGTCAGACGTTGAAAAATAACCGAGCTGGTGGGTTTATCACCTCGCGTGGGTATCGCCAGGCTAAGGCTCGTGGATTAAGTCCTCGTTGCCTTCGCGATACTGTGCTGGTTGAACGCATTAGCACTGTTCATCGGGATAATTACAGTGTCTACGGTGTGCGGAAGATGTGGCATGCTCTTCGCCGTGACGGAATTGATATCGGTCGTGAACAAACTGCGCGGTTGATGCGCCTGGCCGGTGTGTCTGGCAAAGGCAAAGGTAGATCACCTATCACAACCCGTAAGCCTGGTGTGCCTGATCTGCGCCCGGACTTGGTCGAGCGTGAATTCAAAGCCCCAGGACCAAACAAACTATGGGTGGCAGACATTACCTACGTACGCACACAGAAAGGCTTTGTGTACGCGGCATTTGTCACCGACGTTTACTCCCGACGGATAGTGGGGTGGGCGCTATCGGACTCGATGCGCACTGAAGCGTTGCCACTGCAAGCACTCAACCAGGCGATCGTGTGTGCTGAAAAAACAACAGGGCTCATCCACCATTTAGATCACGGCTCACAATATGTCAGCGTTGTCTATAACGAGCGACTTGCCCAACACGGGATTGCCGCTTCTACTGGATCTGTCGGGGATTCCTACGATAATGCACTGGCTGAAAACGTTAACGGCTCTTATAAGAACGAGCTCATCCATACTCGCAGGTGGAATGATGTTGTCGAGGTGGAAATTGCCACGTTTGAGTGGGTGTCGTGGTGGAACGAGAATAGGCTCCACCAAAGCTTGGGCTACCGAACCCCCACCGAGGTGGAAACCGAATTTTGGAATCAGAACCGGCCACAAGGAAAAATAAAAATCAAGGCAAATGCCTAG
- a CDS encoding alpha/beta fold hydrolase: MTGVVASPATATADAQFTRVDCPPTVVGAHRWCGEVAAPLSGGTQPEGATTTIGFIVSPATGTKQGTLFVNAGGPGGDAYTFVDGTFAEEVHIPRVLNEHFDIVGVQPRGMVGSTGIACDETLQPDPIQVAIEPAGFLRTACAQMGEPFLSSLTTENAARDMEAVRRALGVETINLYGLSYGTYLMSAYASLFPEHTGRIVLDSAMNPDRAWNGILADQQQPYVTGMHRMFGWIAEHDADYHLGTTPHQVYDKWVQVVTRQTGVPPAATPPPLQEADVDPASRAILPMLNATQASRAQLASAAGNVAKGAPLQAVVAPASQVVRAAIPQEQLWPDVATYLQVNLGLATPPEPTPAEIQQVELAKTFTDYTNKLNVSAQVMQTFILCNENQVAGDVTAYPAAIWTNWFAQDVLDSPPLLARSGHSCNGLRPVTKPVAVDPDRLPTRPLQFQSIWDPQTPWDQAMIIHDRYNTTLVTVNNGNHGHVTTGNAKAAAIAADYLLTGKAEEQTIDGPPLAIK, from the coding sequence GTGACCGGTGTGGTCGCCTCACCGGCGACAGCTACCGCGGACGCGCAATTCACCCGAGTCGACTGTCCACCAACGGTAGTTGGCGCTCACCGCTGGTGTGGTGAAGTTGCCGCTCCACTTTCCGGCGGAACACAGCCAGAAGGTGCAACCACCACCATCGGATTTATTGTTTCTCCGGCCACCGGCACGAAGCAGGGCACCCTGTTTGTCAACGCTGGCGGCCCAGGCGGCGATGCTTACACCTTCGTCGATGGCACCTTTGCTGAAGAGGTGCACATTCCTCGTGTGTTGAACGAACACTTCGACATTGTTGGTGTGCAGCCGCGCGGCATGGTCGGTTCCACCGGCATTGCATGCGATGAAACCCTGCAACCTGACCCGATTCAAGTTGCGATCGAGCCGGCCGGGTTTTTACGAACCGCCTGCGCACAAATGGGTGAACCATTTCTTTCCTCGCTCACCACTGAAAATGCTGCCCGCGATATGGAGGCGGTGCGGCGTGCCCTCGGGGTGGAAACCATCAATCTGTACGGGCTTTCCTACGGCACTTATTTGATGAGTGCCTATGCCAGCCTCTTCCCCGAACACACCGGTCGCATCGTGCTAGATAGTGCTATGAATCCCGACCGTGCCTGGAACGGTATTCTTGCTGATCAGCAGCAGCCCTATGTCACCGGCATGCATCGAATGTTTGGCTGGATCGCCGAACATGATGCCGACTATCACCTTGGCACCACCCCACACCAGGTGTATGACAAATGGGTGCAGGTGGTCACCCGGCAAACCGGTGTGCCGCCGGCAGCAACCCCACCACCACTCCAGGAAGCAGACGTCGATCCTGCTAGCCGGGCAATCCTGCCAATGCTCAACGCTACCCAGGCATCCCGGGCGCAGCTTGCTTCGGCTGCCGGTAACGTCGCCAAAGGCGCCCCACTGCAGGCAGTAGTCGCACCGGCGTCCCAAGTGGTGCGTGCCGCAATCCCACAAGAACAACTGTGGCCGGATGTTGCAACATATTTACAGGTCAATCTCGGCCTGGCCACACCGCCGGAGCCAACCCCAGCAGAGATTCAGCAGGTGGAGCTGGCGAAAACCTTCACCGACTACACCAATAAGCTCAACGTCTCCGCCCAGGTCATGCAGACCTTTATTCTCTGCAACGAAAACCAGGTAGCCGGTGATGTCACCGCCTACCCGGCAGCGATTTGGACGAACTGGTTTGCCCAAGATGTGTTGGATTCCCCGCCGCTGCTCGCCCGATCTGGGCACAGCTGCAACGGCCTCCGCCCAGTGACGAAACCTGTTGCTGTCGATCCCGACCGGCTGCCAACCCGTCCACTGCAGTTCCAATCGATATGGGATCCGCAAACCCCGTGGGATCAGGCAATGATTATTCACGATCGCTACAACACCACACTTGTCACCGTTAATAACGGCAATCACGGTCACGTCACCACCGGCAATGCGAAAGCTGCAGCGATCGCCGCAGACTACCTGCTCACCGGCAAAGCCGAAGAACAAACGATCGACGGCCCGCCTCTAGCGATTAAGTAA
- the trpB gene encoding tryptophan synthase subunit beta, with protein sequence MSQSTDLRQANSDGFFGAYGGALLPPQLVEPIAEVRQAYAQARQDPQFQEELASLLAIFAGRPSVLFPAERLTADVGGAKIYLKREDLNHTGAHKINHCLGEALLAKRMGKKKLIAETGAGQHGVALATAAAYLGLECEIHMGAIDVAKQHPNVVRMQLLGAKVVAVEEGGRSLKEAVDSAFATYARDYQDVFFGIGSVVGPDPYPSMVRDFQSVVGREAREQILQAAGRLPDALVACVGGGSNAMGLFDAFLDDSEVAMYGVEPAGRGVDKAGQHAATMTTGSPGDLHGMHTLVIQDEDGDPAAVHSIASGLDYPGVGPQHAFLHEVGRVNYVTADDEATLDAFQRLCRFEGIIPALESSHALAYTIELAGQMGKDEIVICNLSGRGDKDIDYVAEVLAKRNGDNRPL encoded by the coding sequence ATGTCTCAATCAACTGATCTACGCCAGGCCAATAGTGACGGTTTCTTCGGTGCATATGGTGGTGCGCTGCTGCCACCACAGTTAGTGGAGCCAATCGCTGAAGTGCGGCAGGCTTATGCGCAGGCACGGCAGGATCCACAATTCCAAGAAGAACTGGCATCGCTGCTTGCCATCTTTGCCGGTCGGCCTTCGGTGTTGTTCCCTGCTGAGCGTCTCACCGCCGATGTTGGTGGGGCGAAGATTTATCTGAAACGTGAAGACCTCAACCACACCGGGGCGCACAAGATTAATCACTGCCTCGGGGAGGCGTTGCTCGCCAAACGGATGGGGAAGAAGAAACTGATCGCCGAAACCGGTGCCGGCCAGCATGGCGTCGCATTGGCGACAGCCGCTGCCTATCTTGGCCTTGAATGTGAGATTCACATGGGGGCGATCGATGTCGCCAAACAGCATCCGAATGTGGTGCGCATGCAGCTGCTGGGGGCGAAAGTTGTCGCCGTTGAGGAAGGTGGTCGATCCTTAAAAGAAGCGGTCGATTCGGCGTTTGCGACCTATGCCCGGGACTATCAGGATGTGTTCTTTGGTATCGGATCGGTTGTCGGTCCTGATCCTTATCCGTCGATGGTGCGTGATTTCCAGTCGGTGGTGGGGCGGGAAGCCCGGGAGCAGATTCTGCAAGCCGCTGGCCGTCTACCTGATGCGCTGGTTGCGTGTGTCGGCGGTGGTTCGAATGCGATGGGGCTGTTTGATGCGTTCCTCGATGATTCGGAGGTGGCAATGTATGGTGTGGAACCGGCTGGCCGTGGGGTGGATAAGGCTGGGCAGCATGCGGCCACGATGACCACGGGATCACCAGGGGATTTGCACGGTATGCACACCCTGGTTATTCAAGATGAAGACGGGGATCCGGCGGCGGTCCACTCGATTGCCTCCGGCTTGGACTATCCGGGGGTCGGGCCGCAGCACGCCTTCCTGCACGAGGTGGGACGGGTGAACTATGTGACCGCTGATGATGAGGCTACGTTGGACGCTTTCCAACGACTGTGTCGTTTCGAGGGCATTATTCCTGCCTTGGAGTCGTCACATGCGTTGGCGTACACCATTGAACTGGCAGGTCAAATGGGTAAGGATGAGATTGTGATCTGTAACCTTTCCGGGCGTGGTGATAAAGATATCGACTATGTTGCTGAGGTGCTTGCCAAGCGCAACGGTGACAATAGGCCTTTGTGA
- a CDS encoding DJ-1/PfpI family protein, whose product MTKRVLIITGDGGETLEVLYPYERLREAGYTPVIAAQHTDRPVQLVVHDFVDTFDTYTEKLGHRWPADIAIAEVNPDDYAALVIPGGRAPEYLRMNEDVLRVVRTFHEQRKPIAATCHGPLILAAAGILEGARCAGFAMVSPDIRAAGGRYEDSEAVTDGNLVTARAWNDNGPWMRAFLALLEATATATK is encoded by the coding sequence ATGACGAAACGGGTCTTGATCATTACCGGTGACGGTGGAGAAACTTTGGAAGTGCTCTACCCTTATGAGCGGCTTCGCGAAGCAGGTTACACGCCAGTGATCGCCGCCCAGCACACTGATCGTCCAGTGCAACTGGTGGTGCATGACTTTGTGGACACGTTCGACACCTACACTGAAAAGCTTGGGCACCGATGGCCGGCAGATATTGCCATCGCCGAGGTCAACCCTGACGATTATGCGGCGTTGGTGATTCCCGGCGGTCGCGCACCTGAGTATTTACGGATGAATGAAGATGTATTGCGGGTGGTGCGAACCTTCCACGAGCAGCGCAAGCCTATTGCGGCAACCTGTCACGGGCCGTTGATTTTGGCTGCTGCAGGCATCTTGGAAGGGGCTCGATGTGCAGGTTTTGCCATGGTCAGCCCGGATATTCGGGCTGCCGGTGGCCGGTATGAGGACAGTGAAGCGGTCACCGATGGCAATCTTGTTACTGCTCGAGCCTGGAATGACAACGGCCCGTGGATGCGGGCGTTTCTTGCGTTGTTGGAAGCAACCGCTACCGCGACAAAATAG